In the genome of Acidobacteriota bacterium, one region contains:
- a CDS encoding potassium channel protein → MSSKLSSNSPSSISKNDARGNGDRRAGTNSAGPGHGRPRASSRLISRASSLVMLLVCLILIGTVGFRYTEGWGWFKALYATLMTVATIGADPLNQLSPQGQMFNALLIVLGVSVVGFAIGSLTQAMVEFELGSFFGRRRMEKEISKLHDHFIVCGAGRVGRRIATEIMERELPVVMIEKDPGRAQWVRDHGIPLIVGDGSSEATLREAHIGQARGLASAVTSDAQNVYIVLTARGLAPDLFIIARASEEDADSKLLRAGASAVISPYNYAGESMARMMTRPHVQSFLDSALSSFSQGGLNLQMEEVRVEQGSHLAGASLAESAIGARLGIIVMAIRKPQGGVQFNPGSDHVISVGDYLIAMGDIEKLRQLETLAGPG, encoded by the coding sequence TTGTCGAGCAAATTGTCGAGCAACAGTCCGTCTTCCATCTCGAAAAACGATGCCCGTGGCAACGGCGATCGCCGCGCTGGCACGAACTCCGCCGGGCCGGGACACGGGCGGCCGCGCGCTTCCAGCCGCCTGATAAGCCGCGCGTCCTCTCTGGTTATGCTGTTGGTTTGCCTGATTTTAATCGGTACCGTTGGCTTTCGCTACACCGAGGGTTGGGGATGGTTCAAGGCGCTGTACGCCACGCTGATGACGGTGGCTACCATCGGCGCGGACCCGCTGAATCAACTTTCTCCCCAAGGCCAGATGTTCAACGCCCTATTGATTGTTCTTGGCGTGTCCGTGGTGGGTTTTGCGATTGGATCGCTCACGCAGGCGATGGTAGAATTCGAACTCGGTTCCTTCTTTGGACGGCGGCGCATGGAAAAAGAGATCTCCAAATTGCACGATCACTTCATTGTCTGTGGCGCAGGCCGCGTGGGTCGGCGCATCGCCACGGAAATCATGGAACGCGAGTTGCCGGTAGTGATGATCGAGAAAGACCCGGGACGGGCGCAGTGGGTGCGCGATCACGGCATCCCGCTGATTGTCGGCGATGGCAGCAGTGAAGCGACCCTGCGCGAGGCGCACATCGGGCAGGCACGCGGGCTGGCGAGTGCGGTTACGTCGGACGCGCAGAATGTCTACATCGTACTGACCGCGCGCGGTCTCGCGCCGGACCTGTTCATCATCGCACGCGCCAGCGAGGAGGATGCCGACTCCAAATTGTTGCGCGCGGGAGCCTCGGCGGTGATCTCACCGTATAATTACGCCGGAGAGTCGATGGCCCGCATGATGACCCGTCCGCATGTGCAGTCGTTTCTGGATTCAGCGCTGTCGTCGTTTAGCCAGGGTGGTTTGAATCTTCAAATGGAGGAAGTACGCGTGGAGCAGGGTTCCCATCTCGCCGGCGCCAGTCTCGCGGAGTCCGCGATTGGCGCAAGGCTGGGGATCATCGTGATGGCGATCCGCAAGCCGCAGGGCGGTGTGCAGTTCAATCCCGGCTCGGATCACGTCATCTCGGTGGGCGACTATCTGATTGCCATGGGCGACATCGAAAAGCTGCGGCAGTTGGAAACGCTGGCGGGGCCCGGTTAG
- a CDS encoding TAXI family TRAP transporter solute-binding subunit, producing the protein MKLRLSFLAVLLRRGRIALVILLAAALTGCGSGASQTKLTLAGGSMSGAWSAISEGVANTLRRENHGVAITHEVGMDGANAALVDTGRVQLGMLHSAMGRLAIEGQPPYTQKYPNVRAISRVYTDSAYHFLVREASGITSLEQIKEQRIPLRISVMYRGSLMETASRLVLAAYGMSYEDIESWGGKVYFRALVPSMELMIDDSLDALALSVQFPETNITEASVQHKFRLLPISEAAIAAVNEKLGTYRTVIPGGTYRFAPDPVATFSDNCVLIVNAQMPEQEVYDLTRALFKNLDYLRSVHRSMKSLTAETMPQVSNIPLHPGAARFYQDASRATERASDAL; encoded by the coding sequence ATGAAACTTAGACTATCATTCTTGGCCGTCCTGCTGCGCCGTGGGCGCATTGCACTGGTGATCCTGCTGGCGGCGGCGCTCACTGGCTGCGGCAGTGGAGCCAGCCAAACCAAACTAACGCTGGCGGGCGGCTCGATGTCAGGCGCATGGTCGGCCATCAGCGAAGGCGTGGCCAACACGTTGCGGCGCGAGAATCATGGCGTGGCCATCACGCATGAAGTGGGCATGGACGGCGCGAATGCCGCGCTGGTCGACACGGGCCGCGTGCAGCTCGGCATGTTGCACTCAGCGATGGGACGCCTCGCCATCGAGGGCCAGCCGCCGTACACGCAAAAATATCCCAACGTCCGCGCCATCTCCCGCGTCTATACAGACTCGGCCTATCACTTCCTGGTCCGTGAAGCTTCGGGCATTACCTCGCTGGAGCAGATAAAAGAACAACGTATTCCCCTGCGCATCAGCGTGATGTATCGCGGTTCGCTCATGGAGACGGCCAGCCGCTTGGTGCTCGCCGCCTACGGCATGAGCTATGAGGACATCGAGTCCTGGGGCGGCAAAGTTTATTTCCGCGCGTTGGTGCCTTCCATGGAATTGATGATCGACGATTCGCTCGACGCGCTGGCTCTGAGCGTGCAGTTTCCTGAGACCAATATTACCGAGGCCAGCGTCCAGCACAAGTTTCGTCTATTGCCAATTTCGGAGGCGGCCATCGCCGCGGTGAATGAGAAGCTCGGAACGTATCGCACGGTCATTCCCGGGGGAACGTACCGCTTCGCGCCGGACCCTGTTGCCACCTTCAGCGACAACTGCGTGCTCATTGTCAACGCGCAGATGCCCGAGCAGGAGGTGTACGATCTTACGCGCGCGCTGTTCAAGAATCTTGATTATCTGCGATCCGTGCATCGCTCGATGAAGTCGCTGACGGCGGAGACCATGCCGCAGGTCAGTAATATCCCTCTGCACCCCGGCGCGGCGCGATTCTATCAGGATGCGTCGCGCGCGACAGAACGGGCGTCGGACGCCCTTTGA
- a CDS encoding TRAP transporter permease produces the protein MIPSTAADHTRWKPFLHWFAVVFSIFQIWLVVLSTVDPLLQRAIFLTGILTLAFLGYRPERSAYRDAPNTVEIVEAMLAAGCGAYFFSQIDRYLYRWPLVDALTGVDIVVGALMLLLVLDLTRRYVGWAVLVIAVVFAAYALAGHMLPGVFSHRVYTVPEFLDQMVFTLNGIFGAPLAVAATYVFMFVIFGVALFHSGTGKFFMGVAQSLAARATGGAAKVAVISCGLFGMFSGSPTSDAVTTGTFTIPFMKRVGYKSAEAGAIVAVAATGGGIMPPIMGSAAFLMAEFTGIRYVNIAIAATLPGILYYLCPLAQLHFQALKENKETAPEQAGPPFRELIARNWQFVIPILALTWMLLTATNPVKAAGVAAALTVMVSWVRPETRMGLSKIADVLDESARATVMVVGATASAGILVGSFAITGLGGKFSGMLFEMAGQNLLPALIITMIICLILGMGMPTPSAYILTAVVAVPALVRLGIPVLSAHMFVLYFACLSAITPPVAVAAFATAGIAGADPNEVGFRAVRLGIVAFLVPFIFVYQPALLLRGSLAEVVIAAATSITGVILLAAGIEGWLLARAVWWERAMLMVGGILLLIPGLYTDIPGVILAAAVLAIQWRKRA, from the coding sequence TTGATCCCCTCGACCGCCGCTGACCACACCCGCTGGAAACCATTCCTGCATTGGTTTGCGGTCGTATTCTCGATTTTCCAAATCTGGTTGGTGGTCCTCAGCACCGTGGACCCGCTGTTGCAACGGGCCATTTTCCTCACCGGCATTCTAACGCTGGCCTTTCTCGGCTACCGTCCCGAGCGAAGTGCGTACCGCGATGCGCCCAACACCGTCGAGATCGTGGAAGCAATGCTGGCGGCGGGCTGCGGCGCATATTTTTTCTCGCAGATTGACCGCTACCTCTATCGCTGGCCGCTGGTGGACGCGCTCACCGGCGTGGACATTGTAGTCGGCGCGCTGATGTTGCTTCTGGTGCTCGACCTCACGCGCCGCTATGTGGGCTGGGCCGTGCTGGTGATCGCCGTGGTCTTCGCCGCGTATGCTCTGGCGGGACATATGCTACCTGGGGTGTTCTCGCATCGCGTCTATACCGTGCCGGAATTTCTCGATCAGATGGTCTTCACCCTCAACGGCATCTTCGGCGCGCCGCTGGCGGTGGCGGCCACTTACGTCTTCATGTTCGTCATCTTCGGCGTGGCGTTGTTCCACTCCGGCACTGGAAAATTTTTCATGGGTGTGGCGCAATCGCTCGCCGCGCGCGCTACCGGCGGCGCCGCGAAGGTTGCCGTTATCTCCTGCGGCCTGTTCGGCATGTTCTCCGGCTCGCCCACCTCGGACGCCGTGACCACGGGTACCTTCACAATTCCATTCATGAAGCGCGTCGGCTATAAATCCGCCGAGGCGGGAGCCATCGTCGCCGTGGCCGCCACTGGCGGAGGCATCATGCCGCCCATCATGGGCTCGGCGGCATTTCTGATGGCCGAGTTCACTGGTATCCGCTACGTCAATATTGCCATCGCCGCCACGCTGCCCGGCATTCTCTATTACCTGTGTCCGCTCGCTCAGTTGCATTTCCAGGCGCTTAAGGAAAACAAGGAGACCGCGCCCGAGCAAGCCGGCCCGCCGTTCCGCGAACTGATCGCGCGCAACTGGCAATTCGTGATTCCCATCCTCGCGCTGACCTGGATGCTGCTGACCGCCACGAATCCCGTGAAGGCCGCGGGCGTGGCCGCCGCGCTGACGGTGATGGTCTCCTGGGTGCGGCCCGAGACGCGCATGGGACTCTCGAAGATCGCCGATGTGCTCGACGAGAGCGCGCGCGCCACGGTGATGGTGGTGGGCGCGACGGCTTCGGCGGGCATTCTGGTCGGCTCGTTCGCCATCACCGGGCTCGGCGGAAAATTCAGCGGCATGTTGTTCGAGATGGCCGGGCAGAATCTGCTCCCCGCGCTGATCATTACCATGATCATCTGCCTCATTCTGGGCATGGGCATGCCGACGCCCTCGGCCTATATTCTGACGGCGGTGGTCGCCGTCCCCGCGCTGGTGCGCCTGGGCATTCCCGTGCTCTCCGCGCATATGTTCGTTTTATACTTCGCTTGTCTCTCCGCCATCACGCCGCCCGTCGCCGTCGCCGCGTTCGCCACCGCCGGTATCGCTGGCGCCGATCCCAACGAAGTGGGCTTCCGCGCGGTGCGCCTGGGGATCGTCGCGTTTCTGGTGCCCTTCATCTTTGTCTACCAACCGGCGCTGCTGCTGCGCGGCAGCCTGGCGGAAGTGGTCATCGCAGCGGCCACTTCCATTACCGGAGTGATCCTGCTGGCCGCGGGCATCGAAGGCTGGCTGCTGGCGCGCGCGGTCTGGTGGGAGCGCGCCATGCTCATGGTCGGCGGCATTCTCCTGCTCATCCCTGGCCTGTACACGGACATCCCCGGCGTGATCCTCGCAGCGGCGGTGCTGGCCATTCAATGGCGCAAGCGCGCGTGA
- a CDS encoding MBL fold metallo-hydrolase, whose product MTFESFYLACLSHASYLIGSEGVAAVVDPQRDVKIYEAFAADHGLKIQHIIETHLHADFVSGHRELADRTGAKIYLGHQAGATFPHVPVHDGDQIAFGRCKLRFLETPGHTMESISVLVTDLNKGPEPYAVLTGDTLFIGDVGRPDLSADKTPQELAAMLYTSLQTKLLPLADGVEVYPAHGAGSMCGRRLSEERVSTIGKERAGNYALQARSQDEFVKLLTAELPERPGYFALDAEINRVGAPPLEALPPLRVLSPADVMAETAKGAVLLDVRSTDQFNGAHISGSLHISLSGQFAFWAGSLLGLDARLILIAENAEQVEAARLRLSRVGLDGTLGFLDEGITAWISAGHDVVRLPQITAPELARMMREEPGTFNVLDVRRSSEWKEGHLPGATLRPLDQLSKHLSDLDRARPSVVHCKSGYRSAIACSLLQRAGLREVINLVGGYDAWLALQLPVETTAVPAQ is encoded by the coding sequence ATGACCTTCGAATCTTTCTATCTCGCCTGCCTGTCGCACGCCTCCTACCTGATCGGATCGGAGGGCGTGGCTGCCGTGGTCGATCCGCAGCGCGACGTCAAAATCTACGAAGCCTTTGCCGCGGACCACGGCCTGAAGATTCAGCACATCATCGAAACCCACCTGCACGCCGATTTCGTCTCCGGCCATCGCGAACTGGCCGACCGCACCGGAGCGAAGATTTATCTGGGCCATCAGGCGGGCGCGACGTTTCCTCATGTGCCGGTTCACGATGGCGACCAGATAGCGTTTGGCCGCTGCAAATTGCGCTTCCTGGAAACGCCGGGCCACACGATGGAAAGTATCTCGGTGCTGGTAACTGATTTGAACAAGGGGCCGGAGCCATACGCCGTGTTGACGGGCGACACACTCTTCATCGGAGATGTGGGGAGGCCGGATCTATCCGCCGACAAAACGCCGCAGGAATTGGCCGCCATGCTCTATACCAGTTTGCAAACCAAGCTGTTGCCGCTGGCCGATGGTGTCGAGGTGTATCCCGCGCACGGAGCCGGCTCCATGTGCGGACGGCGATTGAGCGAAGAGCGCGTCTCCACGATTGGCAAAGAGCGGGCAGGGAACTACGCGTTGCAGGCGCGATCGCAGGACGAGTTCGTGAAACTACTGACAGCGGAGTTGCCGGAGAGGCCGGGATATTTCGCGCTGGACGCCGAGATCAATCGCGTCGGCGCGCCGCCGTTGGAGGCTCTGCCGCCGCTGCGCGTGCTGTCGCCTGCCGATGTAATGGCTGAAACGGCAAAGGGTGCGGTGTTGCTCGATGTTCGTTCAACGGATCAGTTCAACGGCGCGCATATCTCCGGCTCATTGCACATTTCTCTCAGCGGGCAGTTCGCTTTCTGGGCAGGTTCGTTGCTCGGCCTGGACGCACGGCTCATCCTGATCGCCGAGAATGCCGAGCAGGTCGAAGCGGCTCGGCTGCGGCTGTCGCGCGTGGGACTCGACGGCACACTGGGATTTCTGGACGAAGGCATCACCGCGTGGATCAGCGCCGGACACGATGTGGTGCGGCTCCCGCAGATTACCGCACCGGAGCTGGCGCGCATGATGCGCGAGGAGCCGGGCACGTTTAATGTGCTGGACGTGCGCCGAAGCAGCGAATGGAAAGAAGGCCATCTTCCGGGCGCGACGTTGCGGCCGCTCGATCAATTAAGCAAGCATCTGAGTGATCTCGATCGTGCGCGGCCCTCCGTTGTACATTGCAAGAGCGGATACCGCAGCGCCATCGCGTGCAGCTTGCTGCAGCGGGCGGGCCTGCGCGAAGTGATCAATCTGGTGGGTGGGTACGATGCGTGGTTGGCGCTGCAACTGCCTGTGGAAACAACTGCCGTGCCGGCGCAATAG